The following proteins are encoded in a genomic region of Methylibium petroleiphilum PM1:
- a CDS encoding aspartate aminotransferase family protein, with amino-acid sequence MNAPEAPKPPPSPHVMNTYGRLPFALSHGQGCRVWDTEGREYLDALGGIAVNTLGHAHPKLVPALTDQIGKLIHCSNYYQAPMQEQLAARLCELSGLTNAFFCSTGLEANEAALKIARKFGHDKGIDRPEIIVYEKAFHGRSIATLSATGNPKVQAGFGPLVEGFVRVPLNDVAAIEEVAQTRPNVVAVFLEVIQGEGGINPATVPYLQALRRLCDEHDWLLMLDEVQCGIGRTGKWFAHQWAGIHPDVMPLAKGLGSGVPVGAVVCGPRAAGVLGPGNHGTTFGGNPLAMRAGIETLAVMEQDRLLENAATVGERLRAGLARELADLSGPNGVTEIRGQGLMIGIELARPCGELLGRAAEAGLLLSVTADRVIRLVPPLILSAAEADRVVAILCPLIRRFLAEPPKPAA; translated from the coding sequence ATGAACGCGCCCGAAGCCCCGAAGCCGCCGCCGTCTCCCCACGTGATGAACACCTACGGCCGCCTGCCGTTCGCGCTGTCGCATGGCCAGGGCTGCCGCGTGTGGGACACCGAAGGCCGCGAGTACCTCGACGCGCTGGGCGGGATCGCCGTCAACACCCTGGGCCACGCCCACCCGAAGCTGGTGCCGGCGCTGACCGACCAGATCGGCAAGCTGATCCACTGCTCCAACTACTATCAGGCGCCGATGCAGGAGCAGCTGGCCGCCAGGCTGTGCGAGCTGAGCGGGCTGACCAATGCCTTCTTCTGCAGCACCGGCCTGGAGGCCAACGAGGCCGCGCTGAAGATCGCGCGCAAGTTCGGTCACGACAAGGGCATCGACCGCCCGGAGATCATCGTCTACGAGAAGGCCTTCCACGGCCGCTCGATCGCCACGCTGTCGGCCACCGGCAACCCCAAGGTGCAGGCCGGCTTCGGGCCGCTGGTGGAGGGCTTCGTGCGGGTGCCGCTGAACGACGTGGCGGCGATCGAGGAAGTCGCCCAGACGCGGCCGAACGTGGTGGCGGTCTTCCTGGAAGTGATCCAGGGCGAGGGCGGCATCAACCCGGCGACCGTACCCTACCTTCAGGCCCTGCGCCGCCTATGCGACGAGCACGACTGGCTGCTGATGCTGGACGAAGTGCAGTGTGGCATCGGGCGCACCGGCAAGTGGTTCGCCCACCAGTGGGCCGGCATCCACCCCGACGTGATGCCGCTGGCCAAGGGCCTGGGCTCGGGCGTGCCGGTCGGCGCGGTGGTGTGCGGCCCGCGCGCGGCCGGCGTGCTCGGCCCGGGCAACCATGGCACCACCTTCGGCGGCAACCCGCTGGCGATGCGCGCCGGCATCGAGACGCTTGCCGTGATGGAGCAGGACCGCCTGCTGGAGAACGCCGCGACAGTGGGTGAACGGCTGCGCGCCGGACTGGCGCGCGAACTGGCCGACCTGAGCGGGCCGAACGGCGTCACCGAGATCCGCGGCCAGGGCCTGATGATCGGCATCGAGCTGGCGCGCCCGTGCGGCGAGCTGCTCGGCCGCGCCGCCGAGGCCGGCCTGCTGCTCAGCGTGACCGCCGACCGCGTGATCCGGCTGGTGCCGCCGCTGATCCTCAGCGCAGCCGAGGCCGATCGGGTCGTGGCGATCCTGTGCCCGCTGATCCGCCGCTTCCTCGCCGAGCCGCCGAAGCCGGCCGCCTGA
- a CDS encoding serine/threonine protein kinase has protein sequence MSGSAGPVPLQPGAVVDGFRLEEHLHQGGMANLWRVTHPDHAQPMLMKLPRIKGGEDPATIVGFEVEQMILPRLQGPHVPRYVAQGDFTAQPYLVMEQLPGESLRPRLDRAPLPIDEVVTIGAKVATALHDLHRQHVIHLDVKPSNILFRRAADGSEAEAVLVDFGLSRHDHLPDLLDEEFTLPMGTGPYMSPEQIQFVRDEPRSDLYALGVMLYHLTTGERPFGQPTSIAGLRQRLYREPVPPRVLRPDCPPWLQEILLRCLEPRADQRHDTAAQLAFDLMHPQQVPLTARAEKRERSGRLRALRRWFASVGSEPQASGGASADLPRHAILMAAVDVGGTPGLLETLRDTVQHFLQAEAGARLACVGVMKTTRIGMDELVDAEGSSLHVKQLVALKHWARPLQQALGLDGLDRSGRVTFHVLEAPDAANAIVEFARRNEVDHIIMGARSASPLRRYLGSVSAQVVAESDCSVTVVRDPAGRG, from the coding sequence ATGAGCGGCAGCGCCGGTCCCGTGCCGCTGCAGCCGGGCGCCGTGGTCGACGGCTTCCGGCTCGAGGAGCACCTGCACCAGGGCGGCATGGCCAACCTGTGGCGCGTCACCCACCCGGACCACGCGCAGCCGATGCTGATGAAGCTGCCGCGCATCAAGGGCGGCGAGGACCCGGCCACCATCGTCGGCTTCGAGGTCGAGCAGATGATCCTGCCGCGTCTGCAGGGGCCGCACGTGCCGCGCTACGTGGCGCAGGGCGATTTCACCGCGCAGCCCTACCTGGTGATGGAACAACTGCCGGGCGAGTCGCTGCGCCCACGGCTGGACCGCGCGCCGCTGCCGATCGACGAGGTGGTGACCATCGGCGCCAAGGTCGCCACCGCGCTGCACGACCTGCACCGCCAGCACGTGATCCATCTCGACGTGAAGCCGAGCAACATCCTGTTCCGCCGAGCGGCCGACGGCAGCGAGGCCGAGGCGGTGCTGGTGGACTTCGGCCTGTCACGCCACGACCACCTGCCCGACCTGCTGGACGAGGAGTTCACGCTGCCGATGGGCACCGGCCCCTACATGTCGCCGGAGCAGATCCAGTTCGTGCGCGACGAGCCGCGCAGCGACCTCTACGCGCTCGGCGTGATGCTCTACCACCTGACGACCGGCGAGCGCCCGTTCGGCCAGCCGACCAGCATCGCCGGCCTGCGCCAGCGGCTCTACCGCGAGCCGGTGCCGCCGCGCGTGCTGCGCCCCGACTGTCCCCCGTGGCTGCAGGAGATCCTGCTGCGCTGCCTCGAGCCGCGCGCCGACCAGCGCCACGACACCGCAGCCCAGCTGGCCTTCGACCTGATGCACCCGCAGCAGGTGCCGCTGACCGCCCGGGCCGAGAAGCGCGAGCGCTCCGGGCGCCTGCGGGCGCTGCGTCGCTGGTTCGCGTCGGTCGGGTCGGAGCCGCAGGCCAGCGGCGGCGCCAGCGCCGACCTGCCGCGGCACGCGATCCTGATGGCGGCGGTCGACGTCGGCGGCACGCCGGGGCTGCTGGAGACGCTGCGCGACACCGTGCAGCATTTCCTGCAGGCCGAGGCCGGTGCACGACTGGCCTGCGTGGGCGTGATGAAGACCACCCGCATCGGCATGGACGAACTCGTGGACGCCGAAGGCAGCAGCCTGCACGTCAAGCAGCTGGTCGCACTGAAGCACTGGGCCCGGCCGCTGCAGCAGGCGCTGGGTCTCGACGGCCTCGATCGCAGTGGCCGCGTGACATTCCACGTGCTCGAGGCGCCCGATGCGGCGAACGCGATCGTCGAGTTCGCGCGCCGCAACGAGGTGGACCACATCATCATGGGCGCCCGCAGCGCCTCGCCGCTGCGTCGCTACCTCGGCAGCGTGTCGGCCCAGGTGGTGGCGGAGTCGGACTGCAGCGTGACCGTGGTGCGCGACCCGGCCGGCCGCGGCTGA
- a CDS encoding bestrophin family protein produces the protein MIVVDRPNALRLFFALRGSILPRIFWSLATCTVLATAVAFSHGMLFQWKVTLTPVPFSLIGLALAIFLGFRNTAAYDRYWEARRLWGDVVHRSRSLAREVQTLFQTPAAPDPADDARAVLVRRTIGFAHALRHQLRDSDAGPDIERLLGADEARAFRAASLGTEHLLRGVGRGLGEALRAGQVDARIAAEIDTHVSGLAAAAAGCERIASTPIPFAYTLLLHRTAYVYCFLLPFGLVDLIGYLTPFVVLVVAYTFFGLDAVGDEIKDPFGLKPNHLPLEAICRTIEINLLEALGETDLPPPLAPLAGVLR, from the coding sequence ATGATCGTCGTCGACCGCCCGAACGCCCTGCGGCTGTTCTTCGCGCTGCGCGGGTCGATCCTGCCGCGCATCTTCTGGAGCCTGGCCACCTGCACCGTGCTCGCGACTGCCGTCGCATTCAGCCACGGCATGCTGTTCCAGTGGAAGGTGACGCTGACCCCGGTGCCGTTCTCGCTGATCGGACTGGCGCTGGCGATCTTCCTCGGTTTCCGCAACACCGCGGCCTACGACCGCTATTGGGAGGCCCGCCGGCTCTGGGGTGATGTGGTGCACCGTTCGCGCAGCCTCGCGCGCGAGGTGCAGACGCTGTTCCAGACCCCCGCGGCGCCCGACCCGGCCGACGACGCGCGGGCCGTGCTGGTGCGGCGGACCATCGGTTTCGCCCACGCCCTGCGCCACCAGCTGCGCGACAGCGATGCCGGCCCCGACATCGAGCGCCTGCTCGGCGCGGACGAGGCCCGCGCCTTCCGGGCCGCGAGCCTGGGCACCGAGCACCTGCTGCGCGGCGTGGGGCGCGGCCTCGGCGAGGCGCTGCGCGCCGGGCAGGTGGATGCCCGCATCGCCGCCGAGATCGACACCCACGTCTCGGGGCTGGCCGCCGCGGCCGCCGGCTGCGAGCGCATCGCGAGCACGCCGATCCCGTTCGCCTACACGCTGCTGCTGCACCGCACTGCCTACGTCTACTGCTTCCTGCTGCCGTTCGGTCTGGTCGATCTCATCGGCTACCTGACGCCTTTCGTGGTGCTCGTCGTCGCCTACACCTTCTTCGGCCTCGACGCCGTGGGCGACGAGATCAAGGACCCGTTCGGCCTGAAGCCCAACCACCTGCCGCTCGAGGCGATCTGCCGCACCATCGAGATCAACCTGCTGGAGGCGCTGGGCGAGACGGACCTGCCGCCGCCGCTGGCGCCGCTGGCCGGTGTGCTGCGCTGA
- the argF gene encoding ornithine carbamoyltransferase — MKPGSSLMKHYLQFKDLRAEEYAYLFERAAIIKRRFKNYEKYTPLFDRTLAMIFEKASTRTRVSFEAGMYQMGGSVVHLTTGDSQLGRAEPVEDSARVISRMVDLVMIRTFEQAKLERFAAHSRVPVINGLTNEFHPCQILADLFTYIEHRGTQDGGAKAADCLRGMVVAWVGDGNNMAHTWLQAAEILGFTVHVSTPGGYEIDPVVAGISGTHCYKVFADPMDACRGAHLVTTDVWTSMGYEAENEARKQAFADWCVDREMMAAARPDALFMHCLPAHRGEEVEAEVIDGTQSVVWDEAENRMHVQKALMEYLLLGRIG; from the coding sequence ATGAAACCCGGCTCCAGCCTCATGAAGCACTACCTGCAGTTCAAGGACCTCCGCGCCGAGGAGTACGCCTACCTGTTCGAGCGCGCCGCGATCATCAAGCGCCGCTTCAAGAACTACGAGAAGTACACGCCGCTGTTCGACCGCACGCTGGCGATGATCTTCGAGAAGGCCAGCACCCGCACACGCGTGAGCTTCGAGGCCGGCATGTACCAGATGGGCGGCTCGGTGGTGCACCTGACCACCGGCGACAGCCAGCTCGGCCGCGCAGAGCCGGTGGAGGACAGCGCACGCGTCATCAGCCGCATGGTCGACCTGGTGATGATCCGCACCTTCGAGCAGGCCAAGCTCGAGCGCTTCGCCGCGCATTCGCGGGTGCCGGTGATCAACGGCCTGACCAACGAATTCCACCCCTGCCAGATCCTGGCCGACCTGTTCACCTACATCGAGCACCGCGGTACGCAGGACGGCGGCGCGAAGGCGGCCGACTGCCTGCGCGGCATGGTCGTGGCCTGGGTCGGCGACGGCAACAACATGGCGCACACCTGGCTGCAGGCCGCCGAGATCCTGGGCTTCACGGTGCACGTCAGCACACCCGGCGGCTACGAGATCGACCCGGTCGTGGCCGGCATCTCGGGCACCCACTGCTACAAGGTCTTCGCCGACCCGATGGATGCCTGCCGTGGCGCCCACCTGGTGACCACCGACGTGTGGACCAGCATGGGCTACGAAGCCGAGAACGAGGCCCGCAAGCAGGCCTTCGCCGATTGGTGCGTGGACCGCGAGATGATGGCCGCGGCGCGCCCGGATGCGCTGTTCATGCACTGCCTGCCGGCCCATCGCGGCGAGGAGGTCGAGGCCGAGGTGATCGATGGCACGCAGTCTGTGGTCTGGGACGAGGCCGAGAACCGCATGCACGTGCAGAAGGCCCTGATGGAGTACCTGTTGCTCGGCCGCATCGGCTGA
- a CDS encoding YdeI/OmpD-associated family protein — protein sequence MPGDTLPPHAVEAADRAAWRRWLSRHQGQANGVWLVMARKGSDHEAPTLDEAIDEALCFGWIDSKQGRLDERRSLLWFAPRKPKSAWSGPHQRRAEALEAAGLMQPAGQAKVDEARRSGLWHKPPA from the coding sequence ATGCCTGGAGACACCCTGCCCCCCCACGCCGTCGAAGCGGCCGACCGCGCTGCATGGCGCCGCTGGCTGAGCCGGCATCAGGGCCAGGCCAACGGCGTGTGGCTGGTGATGGCCCGCAAGGGCAGCGACCACGAGGCGCCGACGCTGGACGAGGCGATCGACGAGGCGCTGTGCTTCGGCTGGATCGACAGCAAGCAGGGCCGGCTCGACGAGCGCCGCTCGCTGCTGTGGTTCGCGCCGCGCAAGCCCAAGAGTGCCTGGTCCGGTCCGCACCAGCGCCGTGCCGAGGCGCTGGAGGCCGCCGGCCTGATGCAGCCGGCCGGGCAGGCCAAGGTCGACGAGGCGCGGCGCAGCGGCCTCTGGCACAAGCCGCCGGCCTGA
- a CDS encoding M48 family metalloprotease, with the protein MNAGCRRVLTLALTAACAGAPALELAYEPTSLNWTAGEVGRIGTETLQQTVASAAARDRLGCVQHCERLQRIFDRLVAEARRQTPRAAVLPWSLTVLHHDDTGAFALPDGQVVVSETLIEDRGLSDEALAFVLAHEMAHSILEHERQMLTAGRLLLPRQVERSVPDMYVELEHNFGLLKSLEPVLQQGEFEADELGLLLAALAGFAPARQLEFMQNEVAEDDGRRPVAATHPPATERLARLQERLPLAWRLVQARREHATRRP; encoded by the coding sequence ATGAACGCTGGGTGCCGCCGTGTCCTGACCCTCGCGCTGACTGCGGCTTGCGCCGGCGCCCCGGCGCTGGAACTCGCCTACGAACCGACCTCGCTCAACTGGACCGCCGGCGAGGTCGGGCGCATCGGCACCGAGACGCTGCAGCAGACCGTGGCCAGCGCCGCAGCACGCGACCGGCTCGGTTGCGTACAGCACTGCGAGCGCCTGCAGCGCATCTTCGACCGGCTGGTCGCCGAAGCGCGCCGGCAGACCCCGCGCGCCGCCGTGCTGCCGTGGTCGCTGACGGTGCTGCACCACGACGACACCGGTGCCTTCGCGCTGCCCGACGGCCAGGTGGTCGTGTCCGAGACGCTGATCGAGGATCGCGGCCTGTCCGACGAGGCGCTGGCCTTCGTGCTGGCGCACGAGATGGCGCACAGCATCCTCGAACACGAACGCCAGATGCTGACCGCCGGACGCCTGCTGCTGCCGCGCCAGGTGGAGCGCAGCGTGCCCGACATGTATGTCGAGCTCGAGCACAACTTCGGCCTGCTGAAGTCGCTGGAGCCGGTTCTGCAGCAGGGCGAGTTCGAGGCCGACGAACTGGGCCTGCTGCTGGCCGCGCTGGCCGGTTTCGCGCCGGCCCGGCAGCTCGAGTTCATGCAGAACGAGGTGGCCGAGGACGACGGCCGGCGGCCGGTCGCCGCCACGCACCCGCCGGCCACCGAGCGGCTGGCGCGGCTGCAGGAACGGCTGCCGCTGGCCTGGCGGCTGGTCCAGGCGCGTCGGGAGCACGCGACCCGCCGCCCCTGA
- the argG gene encoding argininosuccinate synthase — translation MATILQHLPTGQKVGIAFSGGLDTSAALHWMKLKGALPYAYTAHLGQPDEPDYDEIPRKAMQYGAEKARLIDCRAQLVAEGLAALQAGAFHISTAGVTYFNTTPIGRAVTGTMLVAAMKEDDVHIWGDGSTFKGNDIERFYRYGLLTNPALKIYKPWLDQTFIDELGGRAEMSAFMTQAGFGYKMSAEKAYSTDSNLLGATHEAKDLEHLSSGIRIVNPIMGVAFWRDEVEVKREEVTVRFEEGRPVALNGIEFADPVALLLEANRIGGRHGLGMSDQIENRIIEAKSRGIYEAPGLALLHIAYERLVTGIHNEDTIEQYRDNGRKLGRLLYQGRWFDPQAIMLRETAQRWVARAVTGEVALELRRGNDYSILDTRSPNLTYQPERLSMEKVEDAPFSPADRIGQLTMRNLDIVDTRAKLGIYAKSGLLSLGSGAALARLQNDDPS, via the coding sequence ATGGCAACCATCCTCCAGCACCTTCCCACCGGCCAGAAGGTCGGCATCGCATTCTCCGGCGGACTGGACACCAGCGCCGCGCTGCACTGGATGAAGCTCAAAGGCGCCCTGCCCTACGCCTACACGGCCCACCTCGGCCAGCCCGACGAGCCCGACTACGACGAGATCCCGCGCAAGGCGATGCAGTACGGCGCCGAGAAGGCACGCCTGATCGACTGCCGGGCGCAGCTGGTCGCCGAAGGCCTGGCCGCGCTGCAGGCCGGTGCCTTCCACATCTCGACCGCCGGGGTGACCTACTTCAACACCACGCCGATCGGGCGCGCGGTCACCGGCACGATGCTGGTCGCGGCCATGAAGGAGGACGACGTCCACATCTGGGGCGACGGCAGCACCTTCAAGGGCAACGACATCGAGCGCTTCTACCGCTACGGCCTGCTCACCAACCCGGCGCTGAAGATCTACAAGCCCTGGCTCGACCAGACCTTCATCGACGAGCTCGGCGGCCGTGCCGAGATGTCGGCCTTCATGACGCAGGCCGGCTTCGGCTACAAGATGAGCGCCGAGAAGGCCTACTCGACCGACTCCAACCTGCTCGGCGCCACGCACGAGGCCAAGGATCTGGAGCACCTGAGCAGCGGCATCCGCATCGTCAACCCGATCATGGGCGTGGCGTTCTGGCGCGACGAGGTCGAGGTGAAGCGCGAGGAGGTGACCGTGCGCTTCGAAGAGGGCCGGCCGGTCGCGCTGAACGGCATCGAGTTCGCCGACCCGGTGGCGCTGCTGCTGGAGGCCAACCGCATCGGGGGCCGCCACGGGCTGGGCATGAGCGACCAGATCGAGAACCGCATCATCGAGGCCAAGAGCCGCGGCATCTACGAGGCCCCGGGTCTGGCGCTGCTGCACATCGCCTACGAGCGCCTCGTGACGGGCATCCACAATGAAGACACGATCGAGCAGTACCGTGACAACGGCCGCAAGCTCGGCCGCCTGCTCTACCAGGGCCGCTGGTTCGACCCGCAGGCCATCATGCTGCGCGAGACCGCGCAGCGCTGGGTGGCGCGCGCCGTGACTGGCGAGGTCGCGCTCGAGCTGCGCCGCGGCAACGACTACTCGATCCTCGACACGCGCTCCCCCAACCTCACCTACCAGCCCGAGCGGCTGTCGATGGAGAAGGTGGAGGATGCCCCGTTCTCGCCGGCCGACCGCATCGGCCAGCTGACGATGCGCAACCTCGACATCGTCGACACCCGCGCCAAGCTCGGCATCTACGCGAAGAGCGGGCTGCTGTCGCTGGGCAGCGGCGCGGCGCTGGCGCGCCTGCAGAACGACGACCCGTCCTGA
- a CDS encoding metallophosphoesterase family protein, protein MKLALLTDLHANREAFEACLGAAASCGATDYAILGDLVGYGADPAWVVDRVRALARNGAIVLKGNHDESAAQGPRPTMVDDARRVIAWTRARLDADQLAFLDALPFTVERDGCGFAHANTWAPAGWEYVTSRHDAVRCLQATAARHVFIGHVHEPRLYHLAGTGKSGDFVPVPDVEIPVPAHRQWLVLPGSVGQPRDGDPAACWALFDTDTRSLCFHRVPYDHETAAAKVREAGLPDRLADRLIEGR, encoded by the coding sequence ATGAAGCTCGCGCTGCTGACCGACCTGCACGCCAACCGCGAAGCCTTCGAGGCCTGCCTGGGCGCGGCCGCATCCTGCGGGGCGACCGACTACGCGATCCTCGGTGACCTGGTCGGCTACGGCGCCGACCCGGCCTGGGTCGTCGACCGGGTGCGCGCGCTGGCCCGCAATGGCGCCATCGTGCTCAAGGGCAACCACGACGAGTCCGCCGCGCAGGGGCCGCGACCGACGATGGTCGACGACGCGCGCCGTGTCATCGCCTGGACCCGGGCGCGGCTCGACGCCGATCAGCTCGCCTTCCTCGACGCCCTGCCGTTCACCGTCGAGCGGGACGGCTGCGGCTTCGCCCACGCCAACACCTGGGCTCCGGCCGGCTGGGAGTACGTGACCAGCCGGCACGACGCCGTGCGCTGCCTGCAGGCCACTGCAGCGCGCCACGTGTTCATCGGCCACGTGCACGAACCGCGGCTCTACCACCTGGCCGGCACCGGCAAGTCCGGTGATTTCGTGCCGGTGCCCGATGTCGAGATCCCGGTGCCGGCGCACCGGCAGTGGCTGGTGCTGCCGGGTTCGGTGGGCCAGCCGCGCGACGGCGATCCGGCAGCCTGCTGGGCGCTCTTCGACACCGACACGCGCAGCCTGTGCTTCCACCGCGTGCCCTACGACCACGAGACGGCGGCCGCGAAGGTGCGCGAGGCCGGCCTGCCGGATCGCCTGGCCGATCGGCTGATCGAGGGTCGATGA
- a CDS encoding 4a-hydroxytetrahydrobiopterin dehydratase, producing the protein MTQWRSKGADEVYAPEEIEARLKAELPHWTYEDGWIRRKYRTSGWKATLMVVNTVGHLAEAAWHHPDLAVSYAFVVVKLVNHAAKGVTEKDFALAKKIEEVVQWQPAKEAGAVLEGTPNDDARFKYLKYDDPA; encoded by the coding sequence ATGACGCAATGGCGCAGCAAGGGGGCCGACGAGGTCTACGCTCCCGAGGAGATCGAGGCCCGGCTGAAGGCCGAACTGCCGCACTGGACCTACGAGGATGGCTGGATCCGGCGCAAGTACAGGACCAGCGGCTGGAAGGCCACGCTGATGGTCGTCAACACCGTCGGGCATCTCGCCGAGGCGGCCTGGCACCACCCGGACCTGGCGGTCAGCTACGCCTTCGTGGTGGTGAAGCTGGTCAACCACGCCGCCAAGGGCGTGACCGAGAAGGACTTCGCGCTGGCGAAGAAGATCGAGGAGGTGGTCCAGTGGCAGCCGGCGAAGGAGGCGGGCGCGGTGCTCGAGGGCACGCCCAACGACGACGCCCGCTTCAAGTACCTGAAGTACGACGACCCGGCGTGA